One genomic segment of Halomarina salina includes these proteins:
- a CDS encoding DUF6338 family protein — protein MASLPGNAIFYGVLIAPGFVAVMTAVSLAAIEDDIKQFVLLVWSLVSSLLIDALFIGAYQIFVEPITSFSQFQGILFDPAFRIGYILVIFAVSLFVGVMYAAAILIDLPGILRGIIQAKMQVSYSRRQPWENYLKHADQVMVKTSDDQLYIGDVSGWSRSNRQKELRITDPHRYNEKEQEFEPVGGPEQLFLNDDIKRITVLKTDQILSIRERVWGGMVAFGSWLDPRESWIDPRDSGNQPDPDTE, from the coding sequence ATGGCCAGCCTTCCGGGTAACGCGATCTTCTACGGCGTCCTCATAGCCCCGGGCTTCGTCGCGGTGATGACCGCGGTTTCGCTGGCCGCGATCGAAGACGATATCAAACAGTTTGTCCTGCTCGTCTGGAGCCTCGTATCCAGCCTCTTGATAGACGCCCTGTTTATCGGTGCGTACCAGATCTTCGTCGAGCCTATTACCTCGTTCTCGCAGTTCCAGGGCATCCTGTTCGACCCCGCATTCCGTATCGGGTACATCCTTGTCATCTTCGCAGTATCTCTGTTCGTCGGCGTGATGTACGCTGCTGCCATCCTCATCGATCTTCCGGGTATCCTGCGGGGCATCATTCAGGCGAAGATGCAGGTGTCATACTCACGGCGCCAGCCGTGGGAGAATTACCTCAAACACGCCGACCAGGTGATGGTAAAGACCAGTGACGACCAGTTGTATATCGGTGATGTCTCCGGGTGGAGCCGTTCCAACCGCCAGAAAGAGCTCCGTATCACCGACCCGCACCGGTACAACGAGAAGGAACAGGAGTTCGAGCCGGTCGGTGGGCCGGAACAGCTCTTCCTGAATGATGATATCAAGCGTATCACCGTGTTGAAGACCGACCAGATCCTCTCGATTCGGGAACGGGTCTGGGGTGGGATGGTTGCGTTTGGGAGCTGGCTCGATCCTAGAGAGAGTTGGATCGATCCCAGGGATTCTGGCAACCAACCCGATCCTGACACAGAGTAG
- a CDS encoding Eco57I restriction-modification methylase domain-containing protein — MGHQTQFDISEFETEITKAGKSAVINAISDAISRLRDQIKDDTLESMLRADPGSYQLRGDFTKDALDPEPLTQGVIIEPFLDALGHQNYGWEAGDLSDKRGEQADYAISLRDVENVDSSRLLIEAEPVNKSLTNTRGHGVDQVKSWLSQREFQTDFGFATDGIRWIFIRYDPDSYTHNTIEHVDLQPVFLKLFENTVGENRPPVEALNDEEEALVEDLIRTFAFDNFVSIITDAREVIKEKQEAITDEFYDDYVRLVFGIGAEDDEERRSRSLVGGGIIPPEQASGDDVRLFSVHLMNRMIFVKFLEDKKIVRPDLLNTLKQVYDDGMYPQTFYQTFLEPLFYDVFNVKPENRDPQIDQIDPFEGIPYLNGGLFRPELNGSDELDEREFNVRDSVLMSIIELLERYQFSADGGPTDIDPSVLGNVFEKTINYITIDDKNKNKELGAYYTPSEITRFCAEETVRPALLDLFKTHLQEEWGWRQAELDHYDQLYDLIDALTENKDLITGLLDELNEFYVVDPACGSGHFLTSVVEEIVNARQALYAQMGSHPSRHRLKSTTVQNNMYGVDIMDSGIEITKLRLWLSIIAELQEDDLNSLSQEELALPNIVFNIRQGNSLIGYLGFPDETDDGEYTFENWSDDSVERRYKDIIDEINAYQESSAFPEKAEEHRQNAKDLLKEYRSDLDNKTVDQFRAFTENVTDEDVRAHDTFHWVLEFAEVFADEGFDVVVGNPPWDEIKSDRKEFFVKYDPVFRSLPTHGMDERQKELLEDKDIKNEWETYQSRVSQLGDYFKHSTEYEHQQPEIDGRKQPIANNLAALFLERIYDLVHDGGYVAQVLPDIIFNNAMGKDLRMHLLNNTSVQSLVGFENKGIFDGLHDQYVFRLLTFQNTGETDYLNGISRQHDVSILNNIEEHTFKIPKEVLAEYSPEVRLFPIIRTEEELGVISNVVQHPSVGDRIDGAWNSDPYYEIKKGPDNDRITDSKDIGEYPVYQGKNIYQFIHDDSILDDIEDIEYWSVEDDTDTVKSAKQRVREKNLGNLKRSLYYAFGGDETSQSQVQFVDDLLKKHRGEPLSEDDVKLDCTDYRIIYRFITNATNERTFIATVIPPSIINLHSIYTIRPFEINPSKDDLAESPLWPAYEPAFTDEEMMAATGLLNSIPFDFIMRTKVNKEIYQYTFKETQVPRLTAGDEWFDYIWTRAARLNCYGEEFADLRERLGGVEPVTNVDERQELQAEIDAAAFHAYGLNAAETEFVLDDFYKVRSCEARC, encoded by the coding sequence ATGGGTCATCAGACACAATTCGATATATCTGAATTTGAGACTGAAATAACTAAGGCGGGAAAATCAGCAGTTATCAACGCGATCTCCGACGCGATATCACGCCTTCGCGACCAGATCAAAGACGATACCCTCGAATCCATGCTCAGGGCCGACCCCGGCTCCTACCAGCTCCGAGGAGACTTCACCAAAGACGCTCTCGATCCCGAACCCCTCACACAAGGCGTCATCATAGAACCATTCCTGGACGCGCTCGGACACCAGAACTACGGGTGGGAGGCAGGCGATCTCTCCGATAAACGCGGAGAACAAGCCGACTACGCGATCTCCCTTCGTGATGTCGAGAACGTCGATTCCTCACGGCTCCTCATCGAAGCCGAACCGGTCAATAAATCACTGACCAACACGCGCGGACACGGTGTCGACCAGGTCAAAAGCTGGCTCAGCCAACGCGAGTTCCAGACCGATTTCGGGTTCGCAACTGACGGCATCCGCTGGATCTTCATCCGGTACGACCCGGACAGCTACACCCACAACACGATCGAGCACGTGGACCTGCAACCGGTTTTTCTCAAGCTGTTCGAGAATACGGTCGGAGAGAACCGGCCGCCGGTTGAGGCGCTCAACGATGAGGAAGAGGCGCTAGTCGAGGACTTGATACGGACATTTGCATTCGACAACTTCGTCTCGATCATCACGGACGCCCGTGAGGTCATCAAAGAGAAACAAGAAGCAATTACGGACGAGTTCTACGATGACTACGTCCGCCTTGTGTTCGGTATCGGCGCAGAAGACGACGAAGAACGCAGATCAAGAAGCCTCGTAGGCGGGGGAATCATACCTCCGGAACAGGCCAGCGGTGATGATGTCCGCCTGTTCTCAGTCCATCTTATGAATCGGATGATCTTTGTCAAGTTCCTTGAAGACAAGAAGATCGTCCGCCCCGACCTATTGAACACGCTCAAACAGGTCTACGACGATGGGATGTACCCGCAAACTTTCTACCAGACCTTTCTCGAACCATTGTTCTATGATGTGTTCAACGTCAAGCCAGAGAACCGCGATCCCCAAATAGACCAGATCGATCCCTTTGAGGGTATCCCGTATCTGAACGGTGGCCTGTTCCGCCCGGAGCTGAACGGCTCCGATGAACTGGATGAGCGCGAATTTAACGTCCGGGACAGCGTCTTGATGTCTATCATCGAACTGCTTGAGCGCTACCAGTTCTCCGCAGACGGCGGCCCCACAGATATCGACCCCAGCGTCCTGGGCAACGTGTTCGAAAAGACGATCAACTACATCACGATCGACGATAAGAACAAAAACAAGGAACTCGGCGCCTACTACACTCCCAGCGAGATCACCCGTTTCTGCGCCGAAGAAACCGTTCGCCCCGCTCTGCTGGATCTTTTCAAGACTCACTTACAGGAGGAGTGGGGATGGCGCCAAGCAGAACTTGATCACTACGACCAATTATACGATCTTATCGACGCACTCACAGAGAACAAAGACCTGATCACGGGGTTGCTTGACGAGCTCAACGAATTCTACGTGGTCGACCCTGCCTGCGGCAGTGGCCACTTCCTCACCTCCGTCGTCGAAGAAATCGTCAACGCCCGACAAGCCCTCTACGCCCAGATGGGGTCACACCCCAGCCGCCACCGCCTGAAATCGACCACCGTCCAGAACAATATGTACGGGGTCGACATCATGGACTCCGGTATAGAGATAACAAAGCTCCGCCTGTGGCTCTCGATTATAGCTGAACTCCAGGAAGACGATTTGAATTCACTCAGCCAAGAGGAACTCGCGCTGCCCAACATCGTGTTCAACATCCGCCAAGGCAACAGCCTGATCGGGTACCTCGGGTTCCCGGATGAAACCGATGACGGGGAATACACGTTCGAAAACTGGTCGGACGACAGCGTTGAGCGCCGATACAAGGATATCATCGACGAAATCAACGCGTACCAGGAAAGCAGCGCATTCCCTGAAAAGGCAGAGGAGCACCGCCAAAACGCAAAAGACCTGCTGAAGGAGTACCGCTCCGATCTGGACAACAAAACCGTCGACCAGTTCCGTGCTTTCACCGAGAACGTCACCGACGAGGATGTTCGGGCTCATGATACCTTTCACTGGGTGCTAGAGTTCGCAGAAGTCTTCGCTGACGAGGGGTTCGACGTCGTCGTAGGGAACCCACCGTGGGACGAAATCAAAAGCGACCGCAAGGAATTCTTCGTCAAATACGACCCTGTGTTCCGCAGCCTGCCCACTCACGGGATGGACGAGCGCCAAAAAGAACTCCTGGAGGACAAGGACATCAAAAACGAGTGGGAGACCTACCAGTCACGGGTATCCCAGCTAGGGGATTACTTCAAACACAGCACGGAATACGAACACCAGCAACCCGAAATCGACGGCAGAAAACAGCCTATCGCGAACAATCTCGCCGCATTGTTCCTCGAACGGATATACGATCTCGTTCACGACGGCGGCTATGTCGCACAGGTCCTGCCGGACATCATATTCAACAACGCGATGGGGAAGGACCTCCGGATGCACCTACTGAATAATACATCTGTGCAGTCACTAGTAGGATTTGAGAACAAGGGAATCTTCGACGGGCTACACGACCAATATGTCTTCCGGCTGCTCACATTCCAGAACACCGGGGAAACCGATTACCTGAACGGGATCTCACGGCAGCACGACGTTAGCATCCTGAACAACATCGAGGAACACACTTTCAAAATCCCGAAAGAGGTGCTCGCAGAGTACTCACCTGAGGTCCGGCTGTTCCCGATAATACGGACCGAAGAAGAGCTCGGGGTTATCAGCAATGTGGTTCAACACCCGTCTGTCGGCGACCGGATAGACGGCGCCTGGAACTCTGACCCGTACTACGAGATCAAGAAAGGCCCTGACAACGACCGTATCACCGACTCCAAGGATATCGGTGAATACCCCGTGTACCAGGGCAAGAACATCTATCAGTTCATCCACGACGATTCTATCCTTGACGATATCGAGGATATCGAATACTGGAGCGTGGAGGACGACACAGACACTGTCAAAAGCGCTAAACAGCGCGTCCGGGAGAAGAACCTCGGTAATCTGAAACGGTCTCTCTACTACGCCTTCGGCGGGGATGAAACGAGCCAGTCCCAGGTCCAGTTTGTTGACGACCTGCTGAAAAAGCACCGTGGCGAACCACTCTCAGAGGATGACGTGAAACTGGACTGTACCGATTATCGGATCATATACCGGTTTATTACGAACGCCACCAACGAGCGGACGTTCATTGCGACGGTCATCCCGCCGAGCATCATCAACCTTCACTCGATCTATACGATTCGGCCGTTCGAGATAAATCCATCAAAGGATGATTTGGCGGAATCACCGTTGTGGCCGGCGTACGAACCCGCGTTCACGGATGAGGAGATGATGGCAGCAACAGGGTTGTTGAACAGTATCCCGTTCGACTTCATTATGCGTACCAAGGTGAACAAAGAGATCTACCAATACACGTTCAAGGAGACGCAGGTTCCCCGGTTGACCGCTGGCGATGAGTGGTTCGATTACATCTGGACGCGTGCTGCCCGCCTGAACTGCTACGGTGAGGAGTTTGCCGATTTGCGTGAGCGTCTTGGAGGGGTTGAGCCGGTAACCAATGTTGATGAGCGCCAGGAATTGCAGGCTGAGATTGATGCTGCCGCGTTCCACGCGTATGGGCTGAATGCAGCTGAGACTGAGTTCGTGCTTGACGATTTTTATAAAGTACGCTCTTGTGAAGCACGTTGTTGA